One bacterium genomic region harbors:
- a CDS encoding VWA domain-containing protein, translating to MRAFLLIAFLASVFVTPAFSETGTVDASPTARRAGSPQPPARVDLTISSPAPGARVESKMHMAEIRGTATAGADGPRGFDVMLVLDVSRSTQTACGADVDGDGEIGEDPHQGLYAPGEFPDDVYSTDPEDTVLHAEVLAARTLVEGLDSKRVRVGLITFSGEVDPTTGKRRAPEQHDAELRVPLTNDHGSLLTALDDVLREGPHGATNFAAGIRLATQELAGMSGAKSRPADRHKKVMLFLTDGIPSFPAGRADTQDPEDMEAAVRAARVSQTAGIRINSFALGTDALARPKAATEIAAVTLGTFTPVIEPAGVVAALQSVNFANVEDVGVANVTTAEVATDVHLNPDGSFVAFVPVKVGQNQVIVSALSSEGAETTRELVFDFSIKEAEDAEKQRQLARLRKMSDEMERYLLAEEIKRKRNRERMERVMDIKVRERNPGE from the coding sequence ATGCGTGCCTTCCTCCTGATCGCGTTCCTCGCGAGCGTTTTCGTCACTCCTGCCTTCTCTGAGACCGGCACGGTGGATGCTTCACCGACCGCCAGACGGGCGGGTTCCCCGCAGCCTCCGGCGCGGGTCGATCTGACGATCTCCAGCCCCGCGCCCGGCGCTCGCGTCGAATCGAAGATGCATATGGCGGAGATCCGCGGCACGGCCACGGCCGGCGCGGACGGTCCCCGCGGCTTCGACGTCATGCTGGTGCTCGATGTCTCCCGCTCGACCCAGACCGCCTGCGGCGCGGACGTGGATGGCGACGGTGAGATCGGCGAAGACCCGCACCAGGGCCTGTATGCCCCCGGAGAGTTCCCGGACGACGTGTACTCGACGGATCCGGAGGACACGGTTCTCCACGCCGAAGTCCTCGCCGCACGCACGCTCGTCGAAGGCCTGGATTCCAAGCGGGTGAGGGTCGGGCTGATCACGTTCTCCGGCGAGGTGGACCCCACGACAGGCAAACGCCGCGCGCCGGAACAGCACGATGCGGAGCTGCGGGTTCCGCTCACCAACGACCACGGCAGCTTGCTGACGGCGCTCGACGACGTGCTGCGTGAAGGCCCGCATGGCGCGACCAACTTCGCCGCAGGGATCCGATTGGCCACCCAGGAGCTGGCCGGCATGTCGGGCGCAAAGAGCCGCCCAGCCGATCGCCACAAGAAGGTGATGTTGTTCTTGACCGACGGCATCCCGAGCTTCCCGGCCGGGCGCGCCGACACCCAGGATCCCGAGGACATGGAGGCGGCCGTACGCGCCGCGCGGGTTTCCCAGACCGCGGGCATTCGCATCAACAGCTTTGCCCTGGGGACCGATGCCCTCGCCAGGCCCAAGGCCGCGACCGAGATCGCGGCGGTGACCCTCGGCACGTTCACTCCGGTCATCGAACCGGCAGGCGTCGTAGCGGCGCTTCAGTCGGTCAACTTCGCGAACGTCGAGGATGTCGGTGTCGCGAATGTCACGACCGCGGAGGTTGCGACCGACGTTCACCTGAATCCGGACGGCAGCTTCGTCGCTTTCGTCCCGGTGAAGGTGGGGCAGAACCAGGTCATCGTCAGTGCACTCTCGTCCGAGGGCGCCGAGACGACCCGGGAACTCGTCTTCGACTTCTCGATCAAGGAAGCCGAAGATGCGGAGAAACAGCGGCAGCTGGCCCGGCTCAGGAAGATGTCGGATGAGATGGAGCGCTATCTCCTCGCCGAGGAAATCAAGCGCAAGCGCAACCGGGAGCGCATGGAGCGGGTAATGGATATCAAGGTCCGCGAGCGCAATCCGGGCGAATAG